The stretch of DNA TCCACACCTGACATAGTAGAGGAATAAGGGCCGAACAGCATCGTCTCTCAGGCCGTAGATCAGGGGGCTCAGGCACCGAGGCAGAATGAGAACAAAGAGATAGTTCAGGTAGCGCAGGACAATGAACATACGACTGCTGCTGGTCATAGCCAAGGCTCTCTCGATAATGCCATAAAGAAATGAGTTAAGGCACAGGCCCAGCTGGATGAGGTGCAGTAGGAGCGTCCTGTGGGCTTTCTTTGCCGATTCTTTATTACTGGAGGCAGATCGAGCTACAACCATCACACTGATGTAGGTGAAGACAATGATCAGCGTCACGGCGACAAAGTAGAAAGCATTAAAGCCCTGAAACACGTCGGCCTGCCACGGAGCCATGAAGATGCGTTCGCGCGTGCAGAACATGCGCTCGCTGAAGAAACTGCCATCTCTGGCGACTGCATACAGGATGTCAATCACCACGTTCACGCCCCCTAGAAACCATATGATGAGAATGCCGACGGCAGTGGCGGCGGGCGTGGCAATGGTGGCGTGTT from Clupea harengus chromosome 8, Ch_v2.0.2, whole genome shotgun sequence encodes:
- the LOC105909780 gene encoding odorant receptor 131-2-like; protein product: MDGTNSSSQQLLFVHQQMIQVQLNEGTLTRLAVAIIMSVLFIWINCLLLFTLSRKQAFRETPRYVLFSHMLCNDSIQLLFTSLLYILVMSYLQIPRAACSLALFVSSATFFNAPLNLALMSLERYVAICFPLQHATIATPAATAVGILIIWFLGGVNVVIDILYAVARDGSFFSERMFCTRERIFMAPWQADVFQGFNAFYFVAVTLIIVFTYISVMVVARSASSNKESAKKAHRTLLLHLIQLGLCLNSFLYGIIERALAMTSSSRMFIVLRYLNYLFVLILPRCLSPLIYGLRDDAVRPLFLYYVRCGAQKVKPSVTAH